ATTCTCCAGAGATGGCGCTGATCATATTTTGAACTGCGCGCCtcgaaaattataattttttgaactgcGCGCCTCGACAAATCTGCCCTCTATGCTGGCATCTAGGCTGTAGcgactaaaatttaaaacttaaGTATGAATTTCGCGTCAACGATCGCTACCTATCACCTGTGAAACCGGGTAATAGCTCTGTTGTTTATACTGCCACTCAAGCACTCCAGACACTAACTAGAAATACAGTGAATCGCAAGAAGATAGAAGAGTTGCTCAGAGTCTCAGACACAGAACTTCCATTTCAAGAAAGTTTACTACGTATGAAAAACTATCCATCACATCCAGTTTCCTTCAAGGAGGAGAAAAATGTCGTACAAAACTGaatcaaatagttttttaaaaccagaatttgatcaaaattgttttcttagtGGTCGTCAAACAGACCAAATCAAACACAGCTCGATGAATTTGAAGAGTATGTGAGTGAACACAAGGGACTTCTGATGGATGACTAAGTCTCACGAGTTACATAAATTAGTCATGAACTCCAACAAGCCTGGGATTTCAGATCAATGAGTCAAAGCCCTAAAAACTGTATTGCAGGTATTTGTCTGATGTTGAGTAGGGGAGAGTTGTACTATTTgtcgctttttttgtttttgagcccccacttctttatttctcaatattttttatcccCGCTAGGCTtaacaaaaagaggaaaaaattagCTATAAAAAGcgtatttttagtttctgaCAATTTGCTTTGTTTGAAACCAAAAGCGCTTTCCCTACTAGCACACATTGTCCATAGAACGTCCATTGGATATCCGATGGTGCATTTTCCGTTTGTCCGTTTAGCGTCAACTACGGATATCCTATGGATGGTATATTTTGATCCAGATATTGGATGGTTGCGGATGGTCATACTGGGATGTCCTATGGATGTCCATCTGGTACCAATCTCGGATGTGAAGTCAGCCGTACATTCGTGATGAGTATTGGACATCGTATGGATATCAGAATAAGGATCTGAAACGAACAATTAATTCCACATCCCAGATTGGTACCGATGGCCATCCATAGGACATCCCAGTATGGACCAGTTTTCTTGATCAAAACATTCCATCAATAGGATATCCGTAGCTGACGCTAAACGGACGGACGGGTTTTCGTTCACAGGATATACATAGAACGTCCTGTGGAAATTGTGTGCTAGTAGGGGAGCTGGAATATCCCCTTTGTTGTTTCCAATTTACAAGAACAACTGTAGCATGGATACATAATACTGGCACTGCATTCAGGAatcccgggttcgatccccgatgaagttaaattttaaatttttcccaaatttttaACTGATACCAAAGACGTCCATTTTTTGGACGTCCATGGATATCCAAGTTGGACGTCCACAGGAGATGACATTAGTATATCCTGTAAACTTCCCTAGGACGTCCAACTCGGATACCCAACTGGATCGGCTCTGACATACATGGTATATCCTATGGATATCGCTGTGCTAGTAGGGTTGAAAATGAAGGAGGGTGAGTCGAGTTGGGGGGCAACATGCTCATGTACGCGGGGTAGGATGGCCCATGTTATTCTTACGGGCTAAAAGAACACCTGGCGATGGCGtcatcaactaaattttccgAAAAAATCTCTAACCCAGCAACACAAGTTGCCCCGAGAAAAggtttctttgttattattgcgttttcaagcaataatgttgttgataaaaataaataaaaattggtttctgaaagaggaaagaatttcttttcagaaactatttttcataaattttaagttaactaGGGAAgtccacaaaagaaaaaagaaaacgaaatggacGACACGATTTAAgggccaaaaaattattttatttgctgtATCCATACTACATGGAGTAtttccgtattttttttttaaagatgcgcattattaaaaactataactggtaaaatttaaatgcaatCCCTCGGTCGCAAGAGGACGAAAAACGCTGGTTGACAAGTTACCCACTACCTCCGTtgccccgttctcccctatGTTTAAGTGAATTCATCGCTCAtcaatatttatgtttttattctttttcagtgCTCTATGATTCTGCTTTAAACTCACCCTTTTGCCTTTTATCTGAGCAAATTTGTCATCATTACCAATATTATTCTTAATAATTTTGGTTGAATGGTTGTTTAAAGGGATTGCTGACAAAGATATCAGACCTGCGGTGGTTGGTTTTCAGTTATTACCAAACTTATTACAATGTGAAAAAGATTGGCGTTAGAGATTTCTCTAATCTCTCAGTGTTGTGTTATTGGTTttgttctattttattttaaagaaacgATAATCTGTCTGTATAATCGGGAAGTTACAGTATGTTTATAAAACCTTGGTGGGAATATcagatgatgacatttctgttTCTACACGACGCTGGACTTTATTCGCACAAGCGGAAAAACCAAATTCCAATCGatcgaagaagatggaaatgatttactgAAACTTAATTGCCAATCAAAATGGTACGACgagttttaattttacttgTTATTGAGATAATTTAAACTTAATTAAACGATTGCTAATGCGAATCACGATGGGAGCAAATGTGCAATCGTCAATcgacaatttaaatttaattaaattttaattttccttcACCCACAGTAATTGTCAGTTCTCTTTTTATAATACCattataaaacataaaaacgcgggttataaattaaattaatttgagTTAATAATTgataacaactttttttttcattttccctgTTTGACCATGTCCGCAAGGTAATCTCCGCTTCAGTAAACGTTAGATTTTCTATAGCCAcgtacaaaacaaataacatcAGACCATGAGactgacatttaaaaattctaatcgaAAATTTATCTTCTTATTTACAGACACAAAGACCTGTTGTTCTCAATTTATCACTAACCTTTAAGTTGGACGCAACTACAACAGGTCCAAGTGTATAAATTGAAACGCACGTCCAGTTTGAAAACACAGTTTCATCTAGCTATAATTTCGAATAACATAAGAATGGCGCATTTTTCTGTCGCCTCACTCACCCAAGTTGTTTTGCTGTGGGTTTTCATCTGTTGGACGCCGAGTTCGACTGGCGCTGCCTTTTACTTGGAGGAAGAATTCCTACAACTGAAGGAAAATTATGtaagaattaatttaaattttccttttcacgTAATGCTTCTGTTGTCGACAGTTCGattcaatttgttatttttgatgacttattttaattttatttaccaatagattcaaatgaaacaagacGTGACAAGTTTGAAATCGACAGCGATTGAACAGCAGGCAAAAGTGACACAATTGGAGGCGCAACTTGAACTAAATGTAAGTCTACTGGTGTTAGTTTAATTCAGAGTTTCACGGTGAATAAAACACTTTTGCTTTTCTATGAAAGAATGAACGAAGACAAGATTTGGCATTGAAAGTAACTCAGTTAGAGGCCAAAAATGTCCAACTGGAAGTCAAACTTCAGGATCAAGAAAGAATTTTAACTTCCTTATTGGAAGCGGCTGAACTTCCGGTTTCCactgattcaaaattatttccagttaataaaaaaattttcattcaatcaaCTGGAAAGATCGGAATCCCAAGGACATGCAGAGAACTTCATGCGGCCGATCCTTCACTTCCATCCGGAATGCACTGGATCGATCCGGACGGACAAGGTGTCGGCGATAACCCAATTTACGTTTACTGCGATATGACATCAGGTGAAATACTTACATTTCCAATTCAAGATCTGATTCATTATCTTTCCATAAAAACAGGATCGACCTCAATTGTACACGATAGTGAATCTTCTATAAATGTGGGCCACTGCGCCGATGCCGGGTGCTATTCACGTTCCATCAACTACAATTCGTCAATGGGACAAATCAAAGCTTTGATGGAATTATCCACTGAATGCCATCAGTCGATTAGAGTCAGTTTCAATTGATtagtttaattgattttattttattttcacgtttttttatttttattctattattaGTACGACTGCAACTATGCTCCATTCGAGTTAAATGGCGTCGCCTATTCCTGGTGGAATGACAGAGAAGGAAATGCGCAATATTTTTGGGCCGGAAGTAACACGGGCGGAGTTCACACCTGCCAGTGCGGAATTGATGGAAACTGTGTCGATTCAGCGGTGAAATGCAACTGTTACACGATTTCACCAATTCAATTAGTCGACGACGGTGACTTACGGTTCCCACGATTATttagaattaaaattaataaaattaattttgtttgcagGTGTCATTACCGACAAAAATGTTCTGCCCATCACTCGTTTGAATTTCGGACGAACTCAACTGGAAACTTCATCCGGCGTCCACACGCTGGGCCGACTCGTGTGCACCGGTTTAGTGACTTTGACTGGACTGCCAAAGTCGTGCCAAGATTTGTGGTTAATTGGCCACACCCTGAACGGATTTTATTACGTCATGGGATCGGCGAAAATGGAATCCGTTTACTGCGATTTCACTAAACTACCGGACGATGCGGGTAAATGTCTGATGATTCTCAAGAATTATTCAGTTGCAATTATTAACTATTTTCTAATTCTATAATTGATGGATAAGGTTTTCAaaaatggatcggatacgccgacgtTAAATCGGCacccgtccatttctacgtccaaagaaattcttcattttccaCAATGTACACTCCGATTCCGTACGATTTGGCGGTGATGAACGAGGGACATGCCATGGATTTGACATCGGGGatattcacggcaccgcgaccgggaatttattttttctcttttgcggGAACGGCGTATCTTTCATCTTCATCTCCTGTTGCGTTTCATTCTCGTCTTATTTCGAACGGGAATCTAATCGGGGCGAGTTACGTCAGAGAAGATAACGGCCCCGTTAATCAATTGAGTCCGTTGACCCTCCAGTCGAcgttgaacttgaaaaaaggcgatcaaCTCTGGGtggaaatttattattcttctaGTTCATCCTCGTCTTTGTATGACGTCAGTACCCACCACTTTACCCATTTCatgggtttcatgttggaggaggaaattgtggcGTCCCTTTGAGGTTTCGGGTTCAACATTACAACTATTATACATGTGTAACTGTGAAACGATTTATCAAAATTCCAATCCGTAAACGAATTAGACGCGAgtgaattttctcccatttcaagGCCTTCCGTTTTTTGTCAATCTGGCAattaaaattgcttttttgttcttaatgtCTAGAGTTTTGCAGATAGAATTTTGAAACTTGGCTTGTGTATTTAGTAAGTGTAATTACATCCACAGTTCAATTTTGGTAAAGAAATGTCCATTCCTTAATGAATTGGAAACGAATGAGTTTATTTCCCTTCTCCTTAAAATTCCCTTCCCCAAATTTTCGTGTCGACGTTCATTTTGCAAATTTTGGATGTTGAACCCGAAACCTCAAAGGGACGCCACAATTTCCtcaaatgggagaaaattcaaTCGCGTCTAATTCGTTTACAGATTGGAATTTTGATAAATCGTTTCACAGTTACACGTGTATAATATAGTTGTGCTTGTGCATGAGTAAACATAAGGGCGGGGGaatagaaaaatttgtttggatTGCCAcagttttttcaaacaaaaaaattaaaatttcttaatttgttttcctatcGCAGCTCGAAATTTAATAACATCAACCCGAGAATGAAACGCTTTTATTCCCTACGTCTATCTCGGTTATCTTTAGCAAATGCGTTtcacttttttggttttcatttaCAAATGTGAATTTCGGCCGCCGAAATGGACAGACGCGCCATCTATTCGCTGGGTATGAAAATGAACAGCAACGACAGCACAAGCACAACTATTATACACGTGTAACTGTGAAACGATTTATCAAAATTCCAATCTGTAAACGAATTAGACGCGATTGAATATTCTCCCATTTGAGGAAATTGTGGCGTCCCTTTGAGGTTTCGGGTTCAACatccaaaatttgaaaaatgaacgtCGACACGAAAATTTGGGGAAGGGAATTTTAAGGAGAAGGGAAATAAACTCATTCGTTTCCAATTCATTAAGAAATGGATATTTCTTTACCAAAATTGAACTGTGGATGTAATTAGAGAGcaatttaacatttaaattatttcgtgtTATAGTTAAATGACACGATTGCTAGTGCTAGGGGCTCGTGTACTCGTCGACAATtggcaattcaaataaaaattaaagtcctaattaattaaaattattaaaatcctGCGACCGTGAGaaggaaataattaaaatgtaattgaatcaaattaaaatagtgAAAAGCTCCCTTTAAGGTAAACAAGATGTGTAGACTGTAGTTGCATTCGTGTTTATTCgagcgaaataaaaaaaattcaaaataaaatcaatttttatatcTGCCAATCAAAAGAGTTTTTCACATCCCCTGCCCTTATTTTTAGAGATACAAAAGCGAAATTTTCTGGACGAGTGCACAACTGTTATTAGAAttcaccaataaaaaaattatttgaaaattgcaATCCGTAGGTGAATTAGaggcaaaaaaattttctcccaTATTAAGACCTGCCGACTGCTTTTTTGtcaatctggcaatcaaaatgggTGTTTTGTTTGTAACGTCTAGAGTTTTGTAGATTGAAACTTCAACAATTGGTGTATGTATTAAGTAAGTGTATTTGCATCCACAGACAAATTTTCGTCAAGAAATGCCTACCCCTTAATGAATTAGAGTCACACGAATTATC
The sequence above is drawn from the Daphnia pulicaria isolate SC F1-1A chromosome 1, SC_F0-13Bv2, whole genome shotgun sequence genome and encodes:
- the LOC124320908 gene encoding uncharacterized protein LOC124320908, which gives rise to MAHFSVASLTQVVLLWVFICWTPSSTGAAFYLEEEFLQLKENYIQMKQDVTSLKSTAIEQQAKVTQLEAQLELNNERRQDLALKVTQLEAKNVQLEVKLQDQERILTSLLEAAELPVSTDSKLFPVNKKIFIQSTGKIGIPRTCRELHAADPSLPSGMHWIDPDGQGVGDNPIYVYCDMTSGSTSIVHDSESSINVGHCADAGCYSRSINYNSSMGQIKALMELSTECHQSIRYDCNYAPFELNGVAYSWWNDREGNAQYFWAGSNTGGVHTCQCGIDGNCVDSAVKCNCYTISPIQLVDDGVITDKNVLPITRLNFGRTQLETSSGVHTLGRLVCTGLVTLTGLPKSCQDLWLIGHTLNGFYYVMGSAKMESVYCDFTKLPDDAGFQKWIGYADVKSAPVHFYVQRNSSFSTMYTPIPYDLAVMNEGHAMDLTSGIFTAPRPGIYFFSFAGTAYLSSSSPVAFHSRLISNGNLIGASYVREDNGPVNQLSPLTLQSTLNLKKGDQLWVEIYYSSSSSSSLYDVSTHHFTHFMGFMLEEEIVASL